The proteins below are encoded in one region of Gemmatimonadaceae bacterium:
- a CDS encoding ABC transporter permease, with protein sequence MSERWRRYLRFWGPDVDGDIDDELSYHVERLTEFFVSRGLSPEDARQAAAKAFGDVKDVRTRLHAHDRRKLSRSRRQHMLQDLAQDLRYALRRLRAEPRFSAFVILVLALGIGANTAIFSAIDTAFLKPLPFASADRLVSIAGLELPLDLATRPKSFATMDDFTADSTVFAEVAAYASGGLNLTAGGAEPERVKIAYVTSRFFATLGKQAAVGRTPAPDEYAKGGPPTVVISHGVWQREFGGRNVVNRTLELNGKGYRIVGVMPADFGFPGRTEVWIPLALPFGLDIMSAFRNFVPSVFISRLAPAATVAQAAQHADVIRKRYRTIKPGDDPVSRLVRPLQATLVGDRQTSLIVLGASAALLLLIACANVMNLLLSRAAARRRELAIRVVLGATRLRITRQLVVESLLLAATGAAIAVVAARFAVRILSATLPPNLADVSPPGVDGRVLAFTMLVALATSLVFGVAPALGASRTDLGEAMKSAGAGGGGTRRRAAGARGGGALVVAEVSLAVMLLVGAGLMLESLDALLRTDSGFRPERVVTGRLVFSETRYPNPAAKAVFFTRVLERLRATPGISSAAAVSALPMEGVGNIGLRVAPADAPEDTTRMGLGLYLMATPGYFATMGVPLRGQDLPALSDTAHRAAVINQSLAHALWPDREAVGRQLLLGEERRTVIGVVGDIRTRRLDETPDGQLYLPMSEQPQAYASIVAKGSGQPPAMLAALREAVHATDPMEPLYSMATMNDVIETTVAPRRTNTMLLALFGSLAVVLAAVGVFAVLSYGVEQRRREIGVRVALGAQRGDVIRLVVRQGVALAGVGALIGLIAAFVLSRFVASMLYAVSPRDPLVFAGAAALLAVVALLATFGPAMRATGVDPLTTLREE encoded by the coding sequence TTGTCTGAGCGCTGGCGACGTTATCTCCGATTCTGGGGACCGGACGTCGACGGCGACATCGACGACGAACTGTCGTATCACGTCGAGCGACTGACCGAATTCTTCGTGTCGCGAGGATTGTCGCCCGAGGACGCGCGGCAAGCGGCGGCCAAGGCGTTCGGCGACGTGAAAGACGTGCGCACCCGGCTGCACGCGCACGACCGCCGCAAGCTGAGCCGATCGAGGAGACAACACATGCTGCAGGATCTCGCACAGGATCTTCGCTACGCGTTGCGCCGCCTGCGCGCCGAGCCGCGCTTCTCGGCGTTCGTGATCCTGGTGTTGGCGCTCGGCATCGGCGCGAACACGGCGATCTTCAGCGCGATCGACACCGCGTTCCTCAAGCCGCTTCCGTTTGCGTCGGCGGACCGTCTGGTCTCGATCGCCGGCCTGGAGCTGCCGCTCGACTTGGCGACGCGACCAAAGTCCTTCGCGACGATGGACGATTTCACGGCGGATTCGACGGTGTTCGCCGAGGTCGCCGCGTACGCGAGCGGCGGCCTCAATCTCACCGCCGGCGGCGCTGAGCCGGAGCGCGTGAAAATCGCGTACGTGACGTCGCGATTCTTCGCGACGCTCGGCAAACAGGCGGCCGTGGGACGCACCCCGGCGCCCGACGAATACGCCAAGGGCGGACCGCCGACCGTGGTGATCTCGCACGGCGTGTGGCAGCGAGAGTTCGGCGGGCGGAACGTCGTGAACCGCACGCTGGAGCTGAACGGTAAGGGCTATCGCATCGTCGGCGTCATGCCCGCGGACTTCGGCTTTCCGGGGCGCACCGAGGTCTGGATTCCGCTCGCGCTGCCGTTCGGCCTCGACATCATGTCGGCCTTTCGGAACTTCGTGCCGTCCGTTTTCATCAGCCGTCTCGCGCCCGCCGCCACCGTCGCGCAGGCGGCGCAGCACGCCGACGTCATCAGAAAGCGATATCGCACCATCAAGCCGGGGGACGATCCAGTCTCGCGGTTGGTGCGTCCGCTGCAAGCGACGCTCGTCGGTGACCGGCAGACCAGCTTGATCGTGCTCGGCGCGAGCGCGGCGCTGCTCCTTCTCATCGCCTGCGCGAACGTCATGAATCTGCTTCTGTCGCGCGCGGCGGCCCGCAGGCGGGAGTTGGCGATCCGTGTCGTACTCGGCGCGACGCGCCTCCGCATCACTCGACAGCTCGTAGTCGAAAGCCTGCTCCTCGCCGCCACGGGCGCGGCGATCGCCGTCGTTGCCGCGCGGTTCGCCGTGCGCATTCTATCGGCGACGCTGCCGCCGAATCTCGCCGACGTGTCGCCGCCCGGCGTCGACGGGCGCGTGTTGGCGTTCACGATGCTCGTCGCGCTGGCGACCAGTTTGGTCTTCGGCGTCGCGCCCGCGCTCGGCGCGTCGCGAACCGATCTCGGTGAGGCGATGAAGTCGGCTGGCGCCGGCGGCGGCGGCACGCGCCGTCGGGCGGCCGGCGCGCGTGGGGGAGGGGCGCTCGTTGTGGCTGAAGTGTCGCTTGCCGTGATGTTGCTCGTCGGCGCTGGATTGATGCTGGAGAGTCTCGACGCGCTGCTTCGCACGGATTCCGGCTTTCGGCCGGAGCGGGTCGTGACGGGGCGTCTCGTTTTTTCGGAAACGCGCTATCCCAATCCGGCCGCCAAGGCGGTGTTCTTCACCCGCGTGCTGGAGCGGCTTCGAGCCACGCCGGGAATCTCCTCGGCGGCCGCGGTAAGCGCGTTGCCGATGGAGGGCGTGGGAAACATCGGTCTTCGCGTCGCGCCGGCGGACGCCCCGGAAGACACGACGAGGATGGGGCTCGGACTGTACCTCATGGCGACGCCGGGCTACTTCGCAACGATGGGCGTGCCGTTGCGCGGGCAAGATCTTCCGGCGTTGTCGGACACCGCGCATCGCGCCGCCGTCATCAATCAGTCGTTGGCGCACGCGTTGTGGCCGGATCGTGAAGCCGTCGGACGCCAACTGTTGTTGGGCGAGGAGCGACGCACAGTCATCGGAGTCGTCGGCGACATACGCACCCGCCGACTCGACGAGACGCCGGACGGTCAGCTGTATCTGCCGATGTCGGAGCAACCCCAGGCGTACGCATCGATCGTGGCGAAGGGCTCCGGCCAGCCGCCGGCGATGCTGGCGGCGCTGCGCGAGGCGGTTCACGCCACCGATCCGATGGAGCCGCTATACTCGATGGCCACGATGAATGACGTCATCGAGACGACCGTGGCGCCGCGGCGCACGAACACGATGCTGCTGGCGCTCTTCGGTTCGCTCGCCGTCGTCCTCGCCGCCGTCGGAGTTTTCGCGGTGCTCTCGTATGGCGTCGAGCAACGCCGCCGAGAGATTGGCGTGCGCGTCGCGCTCGGCGCGCAGCGGGGTGACGTGATCCGATTGGTGGTGAGGCAGGGAGTCGCGCTGGCGGGCGTGGGAGCGTTGATCGGTCTCATCGCGGCGTTCGTGTTGTCGAGATTCGTCGCTTCGATGCTGTACGCGGTGAGCCCGAGAGATCCGCTGGTCTTCGCGGGTGCAGCCGCGTTGCTGGCCGTGGTGGCGCTGCTTGCGACATTTGGTCCGGCGATGCGGGCGACAGGCGTCGATCCGCTGACCACGTTGCGCGAGGAATAG
- a CDS encoding PadR family transcriptional regulator, protein MARDKGDLLQGTLTLLILKALVGQDLHGYSIARWIEDVTKQALAIEEGSLYPALRRLEDRGLVTSKWTLSDTGRRVRVYALSRTGRAELSTEATAWMQLSRAVTLVLRAEPSLV, encoded by the coding sequence ATGGCGCGTGACAAGGGTGATCTGCTGCAAGGCACGCTGACGCTGCTGATCCTGAAGGCACTCGTTGGCCAGGATCTGCACGGCTATAGCATTGCCCGCTGGATCGAGGACGTCACGAAGCAAGCCCTCGCCATCGAGGAAGGCTCGCTGTATCCCGCGCTGCGTCGGCTCGAGGACCGCGGGCTCGTCACGTCGAAATGGACGCTGTCCGACACCGGCCGCCGAGTGCGCGTTTATGCGCTGTCGCGGACCGGGCGAGCGGAGCTCTCGACCGAGGCGACGGCGTGGATGCAGCTCTCGCGCGCCGTGACCCTCGTGCTGCGCGCGGAGCCGTCCCTTGTCTGA
- a CDS encoding ABC transporter permease, with product MILWRKLRSFVQRSARERDMDDEMRFHIEMEAAELSRRGVRADEARRVAAATFGGIERHKDDARDAVGLRIFDDLGQDLRYAVRQLRASAGFTAATIVTLGLGVGATTTIFAIERTVTQTDVSVASPEELVHVAQGTGGDCNACWRLAKGNYMTVRDESKTLTGVTLVADWSAILRGPEHTEIINGALVTPAMFHVLGLPAMLGRTITPADSSADGRRVVVLAENLWRNRFGGDSSIIGSTIVLDAVPRTVVGVVADRFAFPRGTVVWAPRILGPADAGDRSWTNDNAIARLRPGVTLAQARAELAAIGARLAVEYPASMKNWTLDAMSFRDWLSPSRGELREDLLLFVAVGMVLLIACINLAGLLIARLTVRQREIAVRAAMGASGGRIARQLLTETVLVTLTSGAVGAAVAAAAVRAVRDSMPSFIVELLPNWPSMRMDVPSLLIALGTGAITGLVIGLWPAWRFGRPALVDVLKDGARNATSAGGASRMRRALVVAEVAFAIVLLAAAGLLARTLRNLHSVEPGFRRDHVLTFRVTGPPHAPGDASPPDSLKFERLARLLAALPRVVRAAPVYGAPYTHAASTNGFGIRGTESERPGHGYSVRMIPAGADYFSTLEIPIKRGRAFTEADRPDAQRVAVIDETVARRFFEHADPIGQYIKIDSLYWQIVGIAGDTRYGARNRTVAMYPGEVYRPIAQWPWRQAQFVIRTRGNPLDVAPAAQRVIRDFDRDLAVTRVATMEAVIAEDVAPDRLISGLMLGFAGAAVLIAAIGLYGVISYGVAQRVREFGIRRALGAESSALVSLVLVQGLRLAGLGALLGVVGAVAATRVMRSILYGVSPGDPLTLGGVVVAMCVIGLAASYIPARRASLADPMVSLREE from the coding sequence ATGATTCTCTGGCGAAAGCTCCGGTCGTTCGTCCAGCGCTCCGCGCGCGAGCGTGACATGGATGACGAGATGCGCTTCCACATCGAGATGGAAGCCGCCGAGTTGAGTCGCCGCGGCGTACGCGCCGACGAAGCGCGACGCGTCGCCGCCGCGACGTTCGGCGGCATCGAGCGCCACAAGGACGACGCCCGCGACGCGGTCGGACTCCGCATCTTCGACGACCTCGGCCAAGACCTCCGCTATGCCGTTCGCCAGCTGCGGGCGAGCGCCGGCTTCACCGCGGCGACGATCGTGACCCTCGGCCTCGGCGTGGGCGCGACGACGACGATATTCGCCATCGAGCGCACGGTGACGCAGACAGACGTGTCGGTGGCCAGCCCCGAAGAGTTGGTGCACGTCGCGCAGGGCACCGGTGGCGACTGCAATGCGTGCTGGCGTCTGGCGAAAGGCAACTACATGACCGTGCGTGACGAGTCCAAGACGCTCACGGGAGTCACACTCGTCGCCGATTGGAGCGCCATCCTCCGCGGTCCGGAGCACACGGAAATCATCAACGGGGCGCTCGTCACGCCGGCGATGTTCCACGTGCTCGGTCTGCCCGCGATGCTCGGCCGAACGATCACCCCGGCGGATTCGTCGGCCGACGGTCGCAGAGTCGTCGTGCTTGCCGAAAACCTGTGGCGAAATCGTTTCGGCGGAGACTCTTCGATCATCGGTTCCACGATCGTGCTCGACGCGGTTCCAAGGACGGTCGTCGGCGTCGTCGCCGACCGTTTTGCGTTTCCGCGCGGAACCGTCGTGTGGGCGCCGCGGATTCTCGGACCCGCCGACGCCGGTGATCGGTCGTGGACGAACGACAACGCCATCGCGCGTCTCCGGCCTGGCGTGACGCTCGCGCAGGCGCGAGCCGAGCTGGCGGCGATCGGAGCGCGGCTGGCGGTCGAATATCCGGCGTCGATGAAAAACTGGACGCTCGATGCGATGTCGTTCCGCGATTGGTTGTCGCCGTCGCGCGGCGAGCTCAGAGAGGACCTCCTTCTCTTCGTCGCCGTCGGAATGGTGCTGCTCATCGCGTGCATCAATCTGGCGGGCCTACTGATCGCGCGGCTCACCGTTCGCCAAAGGGAGATCGCCGTGCGCGCCGCCATGGGAGCGAGCGGTGGCCGCATCGCCCGTCAGCTGCTCACCGAGACAGTCCTCGTCACCTTGACCAGCGGGGCCGTAGGTGCGGCGGTGGCCGCGGCGGCGGTGCGCGCCGTGCGCGACTCCATGCCTTCCTTCATCGTTGAGCTCCTTCCCAACTGGCCGTCGATGCGGATGGACGTCCCATCGTTGCTCATCGCACTCGGGACGGGCGCGATCACGGGGCTCGTCATTGGTCTTTGGCCGGCTTGGCGGTTTGGACGCCCCGCTTTGGTGGACGTACTCAAGGACGGCGCCCGAAACGCGACGTCGGCCGGCGGCGCTTCGCGCATGCGACGAGCGCTGGTCGTCGCGGAAGTCGCGTTCGCGATCGTGCTCCTCGCGGCCGCGGGTCTCCTCGCGCGAACGCTTCGCAACTTGCACTCGGTCGAGCCGGGCTTTCGCCGCGATCACGTGCTCACGTTTCGAGTGACCGGACCGCCTCATGCGCCCGGCGACGCATCTCCGCCGGATTCGCTCAAGTTCGAGCGCTTGGCGCGCCTTCTCGCCGCGTTACCGCGGGTCGTACGAGCAGCGCCGGTGTACGGTGCGCCGTACACGCACGCGGCCAGCACGAACGGCTTTGGCATTCGCGGCACCGAGTCGGAACGGCCGGGACACGGCTACAGCGTGCGCATGATTCCCGCCGGCGCCGACTATTTCTCGACGCTCGAGATTCCGATCAAGCGCGGACGCGCCTTCACCGAGGCTGATCGACCGGACGCCCAGCGAGTCGCTGTCATCGACGAGACGGTCGCCCGCCGCTTTTTTGAGCACGCGGACCCGATCGGACAGTACATCAAAATCGATTCGCTCTACTGGCAAATCGTCGGAATCGCGGGCGACACTCGGTACGGCGCGCGGAATCGCACGGTCGCGATGTATCCCGGCGAGGTCTACCGGCCAATCGCGCAGTGGCCCTGGCGACAAGCGCAGTTCGTCATCCGGACCCGCGGAAATCCGCTCGACGTCGCTCCAGCGGCCCAGCGTGTCATTCGCGATTTCGATCGCGACCTCGCCGTCACGCGCGTCGCGACGATGGAGGCAGTGATCGCGGAGGACGTTGCGCCCGACCGGCTGATCTCCGGATTGATGCTCGGATTCGCCGGCGCCGCGGTGCTAATCGCCGCGATCGGCTTGTACGGTGTGATCAGCTACGGTGTCGCCCAACGCGTCCGCGAGTTCGGGATTCGGCGCGCGCTCGGCGCCGAATCGAGCGCGCTGGTGTCGCTCGTGTTGGTGCAGGGCCTTCGCCTAGCAGGCCTTGGAGCACTGCTCGGCGTCGTGGGCGCCGTCGCCGCGACACGCGTCATGCGCTCCATCCTCTACGGTGTTTCGCCCGGCGACCCGCTCACGCTCGGCGGAGTCGTCGTCGCGATGTGCGTGATCGGCCTGGCCGCATCGTACATCCCCGCGCGCCGCGCGAGCCTCGCCGACCCGATGGTCTCGTTGCGCGAGGAGTAG
- a CDS encoding CsbD family protein, whose translation MNEKRDDLKKEGFKDSIEGKADKLKGHVKDAAGGLSGDKDLQIKGKIDEMKGKVKDALGRAERKVDESRDKVDESSNRFADSDPDRSREDDL comes from the coding sequence ATGAACGAGAAACGAGACGACCTCAAAAAAGAAGGCTTCAAGGATTCGATCGAGGGCAAAGCCGACAAGCTCAAGGGTCACGTCAAGGACGCGGCCGGCGGCCTGAGCGGCGACAAAGATCTCCAGATCAAGGGCAAGATCGACGAAATGAAGGGCAAGGTGAAGGACGCGCTCGGCCGTGCCGAGCGCAAGGTCGACGAGTCGCGTGACAAGGTCGACGAATCGAGCAATCGTTTCGCCGACAGCGATCCGGATCGCTCGCGCGAGGACGATCTCTAA
- a CDS encoding PadR family transcriptional regulator → MTERADLLQGTLDLLILKSLLSGPLHGWGVSKRIRDWSKDVLQINQGSLYPALYRLEERGLIRAEWGTSDEGRRAKFYTLTAAGRKEFAGERADWRRFALAIEQVLEAS, encoded by the coding sequence ATGACCGAACGCGCCGACCTCCTGCAGGGCACACTCGACCTGCTCATCCTCAAGAGCCTGCTGTCCGGGCCGCTGCACGGCTGGGGAGTATCCAAGCGGATCCGCGACTGGTCGAAAGACGTCCTCCAGATCAACCAAGGCTCGCTCTATCCGGCGCTCTACCGCCTCGAGGAGCGCGGACTCATCCGCGCCGAGTGGGGCACGTCTGACGAGGGGCGTCGCGCGAAGTTCTACACGCTCACGGCCGCGGGCCGCAAAGAATTCGCGGGTGAGCGCGCCGATTGGCGCCGCTTTGCGCTGGCCATCGAACAGGTCCTCGAGGCGTCATGA